Within the Malus sylvestris chromosome 4, drMalSylv7.2, whole genome shotgun sequence genome, the region GTAGTATCCTTTGGAGGGAGTGTGTACTCATTAGTTTAAGTTCTCTCATTCTCTTTCATATTTGGTGTGTCTACTTATAATATATGGATGTAGAGCTATGTGGCCTTAAATGATTTTGAAGGAGTAAAAAGAGTTCCGGAGGAAATGGAAACACAAGACGTAGAAAAATGCAGTTGGTCAACATATAGTAACCTGGCTGCCATCTTTGTTAACACGGAGCTTTTTGACAAGACAAAGCAACTAGCAAGCCCTCAAAAAGTCGGAAGAAATGATGAAACCCTGAAGTAACGCGAGACATaccatttttttattagcaTCCATGCCTGCACTTCTAATCTAGGTGAGGTCAAAAGGTGTGGAAAATGTTCAAGTAATCTTTCCCTGCTACAAACAATATATGTTATCTTGTAATGCTTCAGGCCCTTTGTAAGCTAAACCATATTTGAGGgattgaaataattgtttgAGGAATGGGAGTCCATCTGCTTAAGACTTACATAGCTGTAGGAAAATCATATCCTGAGATAGGCCAACAATGGCACATCGAATTTTTTCTTtgagttcataaaataaaaactcataAATCAGTTCATATTTTAGTTGGAGGAtcgaaaacttcaaaatcaatatCCATTTGTCAAAAAGAGCTTATTCTTTATTAGAGCATCTTAGGATTTTAGCAAGAATGGAGCGCAAGAGAAAGATTGCATGATAGTAATGGTTTGATTATTTGGAGTGGGTTTATTAATACATAttagttttattgttaattttatcttgtactttatggtaattatgcaataggataaAAAAAGACActtcacatttaaaatttaagtttggtGTAAAAGaggttatatgggttcaaataaaatttttctttttttttttcttggaacatacaatattatttacattaagtgattagctagtaataatgtgattcaaattcgtctttagtATTGTTCTActttacaaaacaaaatttgtttatgtgctgtgagaataaacaatggtaaaataaagttgttgaatgtttggtaaacttttttttgttaaagaatGTCTGAGTATTTGGTGAACTTTTATATAATGTTGATGTGAATATGTTAGGCTGCCTATGTGACTTAACCGAACTTTCCTTCCCCTTAGACCAACTCCAATGGTGGGTTAAAAGCCAAATTTCCCCATGTATTCCCCCCAAACACCACCCAACCTATGCTAAAACATTGGGTTAAAAGCCAAATGCCAaagctgggccaaatacccccccaAAATTCTCCCCCCATTCAAGTGGACTCGCTGGCACTTGGGCCAGTCTCGGCCGACCCACGCTCCAAACACGCGGTGGGCTTGCAAGGCTTTCCCGACAGGGGTGGGCCCCGCTGTCAGCTTTGTGTCGGCCAACATCATCATCCCAATGGCTATAATTTTAATCCAAGGGCTGGGCTTTAAGGActgttggttgatccaacggtccaggttcaaatttaatttttttagaatatgttattttaaaatacattgaatccaacggctgagatcgaatataatcaaatctaatggtaaaaaaaatagaTCTAActgcccaaatttaaatccaatggctaaaataatttaaaaaatatatatttaactagaattcacccaaaaactctataaatacctatgtatttgctcaaacatccacacaaaactcaattttctcctacaattcttccaattgatctttctaccatttctttccatttccaaattgttcaacatggcAAGAGAGCATATTAGAGGTTGTAATTGGACTTGTGAGGAAGATGTTGTTTTATGCTTGGCATGAGTTTCTGTTAGGGAAGATGGTGCAGttggcacaaatcaaaataagaaggttttgtgggataaaatcattgcaaagtttcaagaaaacTGCAATGGCAGCAGGCAGGATGGTTGTGGTGTTTATGATCAGTGGaagttgaaagtttggtgtTGAATGGTTGGTGAATTGAAAGTTAGGTTATggttgaaagattggtgaaagttgaaggcTTACTGTGTGAAAAATTTcgtaatttttcaatatttatcataatttaaatatttttagattaaaatgttcataaaattaatttacgatagtatacatatttatttttttttaatttaatttaagaaaaaaaatagtctaagttcattatttaataatcatGGGCTAAAATGTTAGGCCAGAAGGGTTGAAGCAGAAAAGCTATTtctgggctaaaaaatttggcttttaacccaaccattggagttggtcttagtataaaaatattgatgtattaaaaaaaattaccaaaggGAATAATGTAAGGACAAAGATCAAAAATTACACAagctatttgaaaatttcattaaatggccattgaaaaaaacactttttttaagcaacgggctggtttggtattgttgtactttgaaaaaaaattatttctgttgtgctgtgagatTAAGCTCATTTTTtatgcttcacgttttcagcttttttcacccaaaactgtgaaaataagctgttttttagtgtttaccaaacacatttttgagctcagcttttttttatacccactttttataaaagcacctcagtaccaaacaaGTACGTAGACTTGCTTCTACTTTTCTATACTTTTATATTGTCACTAACatcagtttaaaaaataataataataataaattgttttaccaaattttttaataaacagtttttttttttaaagcacaacaaTCTCAAATCAACCTGATCAATCCAAGAAAGAACAAGTCACCACCCGAATACTGACGATAATACCAATATTGGCGAGAGATTTGCCTCAAAATTGTCTCTTACTATTTGGCTCTTATGGTACTATTCTGTCTTTGTTTGTCCGCGAGAAGTCTCAAGTTCGATTTcaaatttgatatttgattaattagccctctaaaattattttttcgtcttaatttatattttttaatctgAATTTGTCTTACTTTGCCTCCAAAACAACCAAAATCGAGTCATTTCACCCCATTTTCGTTATGAACGACGAATGAAACCAAAATCGAGTCATTTCACCCCATTTTCGTTATGAACGACGAATGAAAGGGCTGTTGAGACATTTCATGTCATGCTAATAGTAATGAGCCTTTGTTTGGTGAGGTGAGAAATTTTCAAACCGTCCTAAACCTCTAAAATTGTTAAATCTTTGCCAACATGGACACAAAAGTGAGGCAGATTCAGTTTAAAAAGATAAAGTGAGATTAAATCGGTTTTAGGGTGTCGAACCTTAAAACCGCGGCCTATTTAATTATAAGTAACTCATTGTATGATTTAGTCATGAACCCTCCAATATTGTTTTattgaaagaaggaaaaaaacataTACGCCTTGTAACTCAGTTAGTTAAAAAGTAATCACTCCACCATGGTGAGAAAATTGTGGCCTGCTTGTTTGAACCATCATTGAAACAACGAATTAATTCACGTAAAAGATTCACATGGTAGGTCTTTTACCAGAATGGCATCGTCTAAAGAAACTGGACGCATTGCAGAAACTTCTTTCTTAGATCAAACAGCCCACAAACACCAAGATTTAGAGTTCATAAAACTCCAGATTGAATTGTATCCAAATCCACCAAACTCAACATTCACTACACCAGTTTACTTCGACTCGCACCACAAAGATATCAAATGACTAGTGATTGGTCAAAAAACAATTGTCAAAATCTTGAAATACCGGATATGCCAAGCAAAACTCGAAAGATTTGCATTAGCACACAGGCAACCAGCATATGTCCTAGACAAATGAAAAAGGTTCCAGCTAAAACGGATCTCATCGAAagccaaaaaagaaagaatctcGTCGACAAACTGTTTATGCAGCAGCGCCAGCACCCTTTCCCTTCTTCCTCTGGAGCTTCTTCATGTAAAACTCAAGTTCCTTACCCTCCAAGATGTACCTGACGAAAAGTATGCAAGACAAAATAAGATGATGCAAACAAAGGAATACAACTCAAGAGAATAGTAACACGAGTTATTAGACCCACCCATCACATCTGCCACATTGGCCTGGACGGGAAGATATGCAAGCCAGCAATCTCCCACCTCCAAACTGCTCTTCAATATGGGGGTCTAGAGTGCGACCTTGCTGACGTTTCTCAAGTTTCCTGGCAACATGATTACTCTTCTTTGCTTCCTCTGTagttccttctccttcctgcTTGTACATATAAAGATAGAACTCGTTAGTGTGATAATGAAATGAAATTACCATCCACTAACAAATACAAAGTGAGAACTGAAAAGGACGGGTGATAACATGAAAGCCTATAAGAAACCATTTATCCTTATTTCACAAATCATGCACATACACACCGTCGCCTAAAAGTTACTGAAAAAAACAGATGGGCCCTAACAATACATACCTACATCATTCGTGTTTCTATTATAACCAAATAGGACAGTGAGATTTGACATCACTTCTCAATACTTCTCTCAACGCTAACCTCACTAACCTCACAATGCAATTCAACAACCATGTGCAGTTACAAGTCAGTGCAACCATTCAGAAGTGAATACTAATTTTCAAGCCAAGTTGTTCACATTGACAATGATGATATGTAAGTAAGTAGAGGGTCAATAAATTATCCCGCCCAATGTAGCAAACAAAAGGTGTCTTAATTCACAAAAAGCTTACCTCTGGGGTATCCTTCTTAGCAACAGCAGACTTCTTCCTTCTGCCAATTTCAACTCCATAATGCTGGAGGTACCATTGCTTAAATGGAGCTGCATCCACCTGGACAATGGCGCTTTTCACCAGAGTTTGTGTTCTAACAAGCTCATTGTTTGAGGCATTGTATACAACATCCAGGAGACGGGTTTTGCGAGTAACGGCTTCGCTGCCCCACGAGAAGTTCCCAGTATCCAACCTGAGAGCTCTCCATTTGACATTGCCTCCTCGCACACGGATTCTCCTTACAGTCTTGTTGCTGGAGAGCTTAGTATTTGCAGGCTGACGGCCGAGCTCATACCTGGTTAAGTCCAAAGAATGAGaaacaattaaaaattcataacCTTACAATTGTCTATCTTGCAAGCAAAATCAACAATTTTATTCCCCAAAAATCCTAGATGGTTAAATTCCCTCTAAATTCCCCATTCTAGGCAATGCCACATGCACAGTACCAATGGGATTCAAGATCTACGCTAATTCAATCCTATTCTATTCTCTTCCTGGGAAGCCCAAAGGAAAACCTGTGACGGTTCATTTCACATTCTTTCTAGCGATATCACTGCTTCGACTAAGCAAACAAATGAGAATGTTTAACAGGACTAACAaactccaaaattcattaacAGCAGAAACGACATATTGAAATTAAgattcttttcagttttatgCGCCAAAATTGTAAAACCTAGATACCATGAAATAGACAGAGCCATGTAGCAAAATTTTATACCTCAAAAAAGCATACCaacccaaaaaatcaaaacagatgAAACTCGGTGTTTCAGCCTAtagaaattcaaataaaaaacacaagCGAGACTTCAGTTGCATTTGTAGAAGTTAAGATACACATCACATTCTTTAAGACAAGCACTAATCATAATTACCACATAGAACCCAGTCTTTAGCCTAGCAATCCAAACAAAGCAGGCACCAACATACCCACAAAAAATTGGAGAACACAACGAAAAACCCATAAATAATTTACGATTAATAACAGATCTTTTGCCTAATTACAACATAACAAAtcgataaaacaaaatattccaaagggcaaataatagaaaatgaaggaaaactaaCAAGCAATCAACGAGTAAAGCAGAGAGAGAAATGGGGTTGAAGGTAGAAAGCATTactttctcttcttcctccaTGCCTTCTTCTTGCCTCCAGTAGCACGGCGCTTGTGCATCGAGTCACGTGAGATACCTGCATATTATCACATGTACAAAACCGGTGACACacatacagagagagagagagagagagagagagagagagagagagggtttgaGTGGTACCCATGGTtccggagtgagagagagcttCGGCAagacctcctcctcctcctccgctcTTCGGCTAAAGTAAAACCCTGAAACCCTTCTTTCTTTAGTGTGGCTGTGAAAACCCTGCGGCGATTACACGAGCCTGAAGGATATTTTCGTCCTTTTATGTggctattttattttatttttcctttttccttcttgtgtttttcttgaaaaattgCACAAATACCACCCGACAATTTCGGACCGTTCGGTAAACTTACCATCTCCAAACTTGGGCTAAAAGTCAAATTACttcccaaattaccccccccaaacactctccaactcatgttaaaattttaggctaaatgtcAAATATTATTTCTGGGCCAATACCCCCAgttttccccccgggctaaatgccaaatgtttatcggaatttaaatttttttagattaaaatgttcataaaattaatttacaataatctacatattttttttattttttaaaaattgatttaagaaaaaaattagcctaagttcattctttaataattcagggctaaaattttagagcagaaaggttggagcagaaaatatgtttctgggctaaaaaccaaattttcCGGGTTaaaaaatttgacttttagcccaagggttggagatggtcttacaaaacaaacaatcaagtattattttattaagtAAGGTCAGTTGAATGAATTTAAGAGAGCAAATTTTATAAAATGTTTTCCCGAGTAgagatttatatttttataagtGTCTCTGGtggtttaatttgagaattttAAGAGAAAAAATACATTAAAACGTGTTTGATAGGAAAATACCGATTCATGTTTGGTTATAATAGAAATTTTACGATGGTGAGTATGTGGATATGGCAGTCACAACcagtatttaattttattttttattgataaaaGTCAGATAAAGAGATGAAAATAAGGATAAATTTTAAATATCGAAAAAACATTTATATTTCGTCCAccatgttattttttttaacaatttaaatttcattttcaattacCATCATATTGGATACATCCGTCAAGCAGTTGAAGTACGAGTTCTACTCGCCTTTGCCTTTGCTTTTTCGGTTAAGTAGTTGAATTTAGGAAGGTGGAGGTCAATCCATGGTCTGTGGttgggaggtggattgtctgctctCACATTTCTATACTCTTCTCATTCTTTGCTAGAaggtcaatattttatattcctattttttttataagaaattcaatataaaatgttgacgttgtttaaccgtgaccacacaaacaggaaggGATGGGAAGAATATGAAAATGGAAGCCCAGACAATCCACCTGTGGCTGGAGCTGGAGTTTGGCGGAGGCGGTGAGAGGTCCTTCTCTGGTTTGCATGGTGCACAATTTCTTACACGTTGAACTTTAGATAAAAACTTGCTAATAAAGCGGATTCACGGATTCACGTGACGTTTCGAAAAGCGCGAAAACTTGCAAAGAAAGCGGTTCACGGATCAGACCCCATTTATTGATACAACTGCATGAACACATTCCATATTTTACACAACCCAGATTCCCAACacaaataacaaaacaaaaacccagaaacaaaaaagaaaaatcagatGGTTCGAGATTAGTAATTTGGTACAAACAAACACAGATTCGAGATCAAACATTTTGAATCCCAATTCGAATCAATCATTTGGGGCCGTGAGGGGCAAAGTTGAGCAATTGCTTGGAACGGAGCCACGGCTTCACCACCACTTCCGAATCGAACAACATGTGGACACCATTCCTCACCGCCGACACCTTGAGATAGTACTTGATCCCGGAAACCACCTGGCTCTGCGCCTCCACCACCTCCAAGAACTGAAGCTCTCCGCCGCCGTCCATCTTCTGGGTACCCCTCTGCCTGTTATACTCCTCTACCGAAAACCTCCCCAACTCTTGAACCTCCTTGTTCGTCTTCACGTTCTCGATCTCCTTCCTTCCCCCGAGCATGCCGCCGTACCCATTCGACCCGACGAAAAGGAGGCAGATCAGAAGGGCAAAAATCGGAACTTTCATCATGATTTTGTGTTGTTTGTTGGAAATCAGGAAATTGATTCGATTTTGTTAGTGGGTTTTTCTGGTTTACGAAATTTGCTGTGGTGAGGATTGAAAATGATGGGTTATTGGACTTACCTTTTAGGAAATTTGGAAAAGCAACTGTATTTTAGACTTTATATAGAATTATAAccatcattttaattttatgataattctAATTAAAATTTGATGTAAAACTACTAATATATCTTTAATATTACGGTTTCttataacaaaaacaaaaccttcaTGGCAATCAACATCAGTCAACCAAGAACGAAAAACAGGAAgagattttgacaaaaaaaaaaaaaaaaaaacagggagagattaaaaatgaaagaaaattagGAGGAGAGGACATGCAAGTGGGTTTTGGAATCAAGGAGGAGCTTTTGCTTGGCGTGGATTTTTAGGGCCCGTTTGTTTGACCGGATTAGGGGGGACTGGATTGGACTAGATTGTAGTCCCTTGTTTGTTCTGCACCAGGATTAGGTTTAATGGGATTAAATGGGACTCGCTCGGATTAATGGCTTCGCTAGGAGTTCTTAGCCGAGAACCCCAAATTCGGCCGGACTCGCAAGACCTTCCGCGAGAGAAAACCTCGCTCATCCtgcgagagagagagttgtCGCCATCGCTCCCTGCTTGCCTTGCTCCCTCATCCTCGTCCTCTTCACCCTCATCTCTGCGTCTTGCTTGCCTTCATCTGCATCTTGCTCGCCCTTATCTGCTCCTCTTGCCTGGTAAACTTCGAATCTTcgatttatttcttcaatttgttttgCAGATCGTGATATTACTgagctttatttgatttaattgttttgggtttgagaaattttcaatAATATACCTCTGTAGTTGAACAAATTAGAGTTTTGATTTTTAGGGTCAAATTGCAGATCCTGCTCGCCCTGCTCCTCCACCTTCTTCTCAGGTGACCTCTCAGGAACACTTCAACCAAACCGCCCCTCCTCCTCCCCTGTTCGATCCCAGTCAAagtaaccctctctctctctgtctctcactCTTACTCTGGTTCTTTTGAATTTGCACTAATGTTTTTAAGATGAATTTtttatgcagtgtgtgtatgtgtgtatgtgtgtgtgtatgtatatatgcagtgtgtgtgtgtgtatgcatgtatgcagtgtgtgtgtgtgtatgcaatgtgtgtgtatgtatgcggtgtgtgtgtgtgtgtgtgtatgtatgcagtgtgtgtgtgtgtgtgtatgtatgtagtgtgtgtgtgtgtgtatgtatgtagtgtgtgtgtgtgtgtgtgtgtatgcagtgtgtgtgtgtgtgtgtgtgtgtgtttgcaatgtgtgtgtgtgtgtatgcaatgtgtgtgtgtgtgtatgtatgcagtgtgtgtgtgtgtatgtatgtagtgtgtgtgtgtgtgtgtgtgtgtgtgtatgcagtgtgtgtgtatgcagtgtgtgtgtgtgtgtgtatgtatgcggtgtgtgtgtgtgcgtgtgtatgtatgcagtgtgtgtgtgtatgtgtgtgtgtatgtatgtatgcagtgtgtgtgtgtgtatgtatgtatgcagtgtgtgtgtgtatgtatgtagtgtgtgtgtgtgtgtttgcaatgtgtgtgtgtgtgtatgcaatgtgtgtgtgtgtgtgtatgtatgcagtgtgtgtgtgtgtatgtatgtagtgtgtgtgtgtgtgtgtgtgtatgcagtgtgtgtgtgtgtgtatgtatgcagtgtgtgtgtgtatgtatgtagtgtgtgtgtatgcagtgtgtgtgtatgcagtgtgtgtgtgtgtgtatgtatgcggtgtgtgtgtgtgtgtgtgtgtgtatgtatgcagtgtgtgtgtgtgtgtgtatgtatgtatgcagtgtgtgtgtgtgtgtatgtatgtatgcagtgtgtgtgtgtgtgtgtatgtatgtatgcagtgtgtgtgtgtatgtgtatgtatgtatgcagtgtgtgtgtgtgtgtgtatgtatgtatgcagtgtgtgtgtgtgtgtgtgtatgtatgcagtgtgtgtgtgtgtgtgtgtatgtatgtagtgtgtgtgtgtgtgtgtgtgtgcagtgtgtgtgtgtgtgtgtgtgtatgtatgtatgcagtgtgtgtgtgtgtatgtatgtatgcagtgtgtgtgtgtgtgtatgtatgtatacagtgtgtgtgtgtatatgcagtgtgtgtgtgtatgtatgtatgcagtgtgtgtgtgtgtgtatgtatgtatgcagtgtgtgtgtgtgtatgcagtgtgtgtgtgtgtatgcagtgtgtgtgtgtgtgtatgtatgtatgcagtgtgtgtgtatgtatgtatgcagtgtgtgtgtgtgtatgtatgtagtgtgtgtgtgtgtgtgtgtgtatgcagtgtgtgtatgcagtgtgtgtgtgtgtgtgtgtgtgtatgtatgcggtgtgtgtgtgtgtgtatgtatgcggtgtgtgtgtgtgtatgtatgtatgcagtgtgtgtgtgtgtgtgtgtgtatgtatgtatgcagtgtgtgtgtgtatgcatgtatgcagtgtgtgtgtacttggtttataaccatgatattacaatgtgaatgttttgtattgtgtggggttgatgctgaattgcaattttttgtgattgttggttgcagagaagaggagcataaacggaaggctaaggctaaggctactggatgtattttattaatgttaacatggatgtattttattaatcatacaatcttatgttatggcttataacttagctttgcactagtattttggcttatgttaactagccattttgtaaattatggagatctattttggctaatgttaactaatgttaactaggattttctaaattatggagatcttcttatgtacttgtatttgttgaagttgcatgtattgggcactattatttttcttctgttgggtgatagagtttaaaccaagctacatttgcaaattaaacccaattctattagcaggtaatagaaacaaaacaattgtcaattttttttaagattcataatatacatggcaaaaatatgctccaattaacccatatcatgagatttgtagcattactctattacacaatggcaaaaatttgtagtcctagtctaagcaaacacaaatctggtgaacagtactgtttttcttatcctgcttcttagtccgacattacaccaaacgcttcactaaattagtccagcttagtccagtctaagccagtccagcttagtccagtctaagccagtccagcttagtcctggcagctagtccagtccgagacagtccggcgcaacaaacgcacccttaaggtTTTGGCATCGCTGCATGGAGGTGTCTTTCACcaccgaaacccaaaacccttgcAGGTTAGTTATATGCgctaattaatttctttttaaaactttttctcaattttaatatatttgcAGGTTAGTTAGATgtgctaattaatttttttttcct harbors:
- the LOC126619961 gene encoding 40S ribosomal protein S8 — encoded protein: MGISRDSMHKRRATGGKKKAWRKKRKYELGRQPANTKLSSNKTVRRIRVRGGNVKWRALRLDTGNFSWGSEAVTRKTRLLDVVYNASNNELVRTQTLVKSAIVQVDAAPFKQWYLQHYGVEIGRRKKSAVAKKDTPEEGEGTTEEAKKSNHVARKLEKRQQGRTLDPHIEEQFGGGRLLACISSRPGQCGRCDGYILEGKELEFYMKKLQRKKGKGAGAAA
- the LOC126620167 gene encoding cysteine proteinase inhibitor B-like; this translates as MMKVPIFALLICLLFVGSNGYGGMLGGRKEIENVKTNKEVQELGRFSVEEYNRQRGTQKMDGGGELQFLEVVEAQSQVVSGIKYYLKVSAVRNGVHMLFDSEVVVKPWLRSKQLLNFAPHGPK
- the LOC126620165 gene encoding uncharacterized protein LOC126620165 isoform X1 — translated: MASLGVLSREPQIRPDSQDLPREKTSLILRERELSPSLPACLAPSSSSSSPSSLRLACLHLHLARPYLLLLPGSNCRSCSPCSSTFFSGDLSGTLQPNRPSSSPVRSQSKEEEHKRKAKAKATGCILLMLTWMYFINHTILCYGL
- the LOC126620165 gene encoding uncharacterized protein LOC126620165 isoform X2 — protein: MASLGVLSREPQIRPDSQDLPREKTSLILRERELSPSLPACLAPSSSSSSPSSLRLACLHLHLARPYLLLLPDPARPAPPPSSQVTSQEHFNQTAPPPPLFDPSQKKRSINGRLRLRLLDVFY